The nucleotide sequence GGGCACCCGCACGGCCACCAATCTTATCGACGTGCCGCAGTCGATTTCCACCGTTACCAAGGAGTTGATGGAAGACCGCCAGGCCCTGCGCCTTACGGAGGTAGTGAAAAACGTATCCGGTGTGACGCAATACTCGCACTACGACGACTTCACGATTCGCGGGTTTCGCAACGGCTACGAGAGTGGCTTTCGTCTCTTGAACGGGCTGCGCTCAGGCTTCAGCTACGGCAACTCCTTTACGCAGGCGCCCCTCACTGTGAACCTGGAACGGGTGGAAGTGCTGAAGGGACCTGGTGCAGCGTTGTTCGGCGACATCAACCCTGGCGGCACCATTAATATGGTGACCAAAAAGCCGCTTGACGTAAACCGCAAGGCGGTGACTTTCTCGACGGGCAGCTTCAACACCACCCGCGCCACCGCCGACTTCACCGGCCCACTCAACGAGCAGAAAAACGTACTCTACCGCTTCAACGCCGGCTATGAGAAGTCCAACACTTTCCGCAACGTGAACGACACCAAATCGGTGATGCTGGCGCCGACCGTAACGTTCCTAGTGTCTGACAAGACCACGCTGAATGCCGAGCTGGTGTACACCCATATCGATGGGTACCTTGACCGCGGCATACCTATCAAGAGCAACGACCTGTACGGTGTGCCGCGCTCCTTCACCCTGAGCCAGCCCAGCGACTATTTCCGCACCAACACCTACTACCTCAATGCCTCGCTGAGCCATAAATTCACCAACTGGCTGTCGTTCAACGCGTCGTATCTCGACTTCACGTACAACGAAAACCTGAGCGAGCACCGCACCCTCAACTCCTACGACAACTCCGACCCAACCAAGCCCACCAACTCGGTGATGAACCTGCGCTACTTTGACCGCCGCGCCGAGGAATACACCAAGAACCTGTCGACCTACTTTGTGCTGAACCGCAACACTGGTTCGGTAACCCACAAGGTAGTAGTAGGAGCCGACTACATCCGCTTCAATACCGACAAGGAAAGCGCCATGTTTGAGGCACGCAACCGCATTGCCACCACCGTAACGGGCACCACGATAACGCAACGCGTGGTACCGCTGCAATTTGACCTCAACAGCCCGAGCTATGAAATCCGCGACCCAAGCACTTATGTGCGGCGAGCGACCCCCGCGTTTTTCATCGACTATCTCAACTCGATTTATCACACCACCGGCATTTATGTGCAGGACCAAATCGAGGTAACTCCCCGTTTGGGCTTGCTGCTGGGAGCACGCTACGAGCTGTTTGCTGATGAGCGTGACTACGGCGACGGCTCCATTAACATTCCGCAAAGCAAGTTTCTGCCTCGGGCCGGCCTCACCTACGCCCTGCGCGACAACCTGAACTACTTTGCAAGCTATAGCGCCGGCTTCCGGCCGCTGCGCCCCGAGCTTATCCGCTTTCCAGAGCGCTACGGACGCACGGAGCCGTTCAGCCCCGAAACCAGCTACCAGTTGGAAACCGGATTGAAAGGCGAGTTCTTCAACAAGGCGCTGTTTGCCACCTTGGCTGGCTATCAGATCGGGCGCCGCAACCAGCTTGTGAATACTGGCACGCTCACGGCTGAGGGCGCGGCCATCTACCGCCAGAACCAGGCCCGCTCGCGCGGCGTGGAGGTTGAGCTGACGGGCAATATTCTGCCCAACTTCAGTTTAAACGCCAACTACGCCTACAACCACACCGAGGTAACAAAGGCTGACTTGGCCGCCGAGCAAGGCCAGCCCCTAGCCAACGCGCCTAAGAATTCGGGCGGCTTATGGGCCAAATACACCTTCATGACGCCCACGCTACGCGGACTGGGTGTGGCCGTGGGTGGCAACTACGTGACCCGGCGCCGCTTTGAAAACCAAGTGCAGCCCCTCGACGGTGGGCCCGAAGAATGGGCCTACTGGCCCGGATATACCGTGGTCGATGTGGCGCTATTC is from Hymenobacter tibetensis and encodes:
- a CDS encoding TonB-dependent receptor — encoded protein: MPRLLLFLLLLVPELAAAQTLGRVTGRITNPAGQGLDGISVVEVTGRFSALSGADGGFSLDKVPLGEYTFLTRSLSHQEQRRTVVLSADAPNPTVNFTLQASTNALQEVEVMGRKETTYKSDYSFVGTRTATNLIDVPQSISTVTKELMEDRQALRLTEVVKNVSGVTQYSHYDDFTIRGFRNGYESGFRLLNGLRSGFSYGNSFTQAPLTVNLERVEVLKGPGAALFGDINPGGTINMVTKKPLDVNRKAVTFSTGSFNTTRATADFTGPLNEQKNVLYRFNAGYEKSNTFRNVNDTKSVMLAPTVTFLVSDKTTLNAELVYTHIDGYLDRGIPIKSNDLYGVPRSFTLSQPSDYFRTNTYYLNASLSHKFTNWLSFNASYLDFTYNENLSEHRTLNSYDNSDPTKPTNSVMNLRYFDRRAEEYTKNLSTYFVLNRNTGSVTHKVVVGADYIRFNTDKESAMFEARNRIATTVTGTTITQRVVPLQFDLNSPSYEIRDPSTYVRRATPAFFIDYLNSIYHTTGIYVQDQIEVTPRLGLLLGARYELFADERDYGDGSINIPQSKFLPRAGLTYALRDNLNYFASYSAGFRPLRPELIRFPERYGRTEPFSPETSYQLETGLKGEFFNKALFATLAGYQIGRRNQLVNTGTLTAEGAAIYRQNQARSRGVEVELTGNILPNFSLNANYAYNHTEVTKADLAAEQGQPLANAPKNSGGLWAKYTFMTPTLRGLGVAVGGNYVTRRRFENQVQPLDGGPEEWAYWPGYTVVDVALFYTINRFNFHVNMNNVFDKYYFVGGYDYYRASPGAPRNFMATLGYTF